The DNA segment ACGCGAGCAGGATGCCGAACCCCCGCCCTGACACCACGGTGTTGAGCAGCACGCCGACGGGTGTCCCGGCGAGCGCGCTCGCGGAGAGGACCACCGCGGTGCGCCGTGTCACCGGGTCCCTGAGCTGCCCGGATCGGGTGTACGCGGCGGTGCCGAGGGCGCCGGTCGCCACATGGGTGACGATGGCGGTGCCCGCGACACCGGCCGGGGAGAGCGGTGTCATCAGGAACATGCCGATGGTGGGCAGCACTCCGCCGGGGCCGACCGCCGTGATCCCGACGCCTCCCGCGAGGCCGAACAGGGCGAGGGAGGCGAGGGTGAGCGCGTCGGGAGCCGGGGACATGACGGTGCCTTTCGCGGACGGAGCCGGACGTGGTCGGGGAGAGGGAAGCGGTCGGGGAGGGGGCTTCGGTCAGGGGCCGGTCGGCACAGAGGTGCCGTGTACAGAGCCGGGCGGTACAGAGCCGGCCGGTACGGCGTCGCGGTGGACGAGGGCGTGAAAGGCGAACTGGTCGGCGCGCACCCGCAGGGACTCCGCGTCCACGGGGCGCCCGTCGGCCAGGCGCGTGAGCCGGTCGATCGCGAACAGCGCCGCCCCGGTGGGGATGGCCAGGAGCCGGGCGGTGTCCGGTTCGGCGGTGACCGCGTGCACGGTGACCTCGGCGCTGCCGAGCCGGCTTCCGGTGGTCTCCTCGATCAGGGCGAAGACGTCCCGGTGCGCGAGGTCGCGATCGAGGAGGGGCCGCCCGATGTCGGGGGCGAGCCAGGTCGAGTCGACGGAGAGCGGCCGGCCGCCCAGGCTGCGCAGCCGTTCCAGGTAGACCGCCTCGGAGCCGTCGGGGAGGTGGAGCCGTTCGGTGACCGCCTTCGGCGCGTGCCGCACGATCCGGGCCGCACGCACCGCGTTCGTCACCGCGCCGTGGTCGACGAGGGTCTCCGCGAGCCCGGTGAGGCGTTCGAGGCCGTGCCCGTACTTCGCCGTCACGATCCGCGTGCCGATGCCGCGCCTGCGGACGATCAGGCCCTCGTCGCGCAGCAGCCCGAGGGCTTCCCTGACGACGTTGCGGGTGGCGCCGAGCGCATGGCCGAGGTCGCGCTCGTCGGGCAGCATGCCGTCTCCGTAGACGCCGGAGGTGATGCGCTGCCGCAACGTGTCCGCTGCCCGCCGCGCGCGTTCGGCGCGGGACGGCGGCGGACCGGCCGG comes from the Streptomyces sp. TS71-3 genome and includes:
- a CDS encoding GntR family transcriptional regulator, producing MRDHQLPRPAGPPPSRAERARRAADTLRQRITSGVYGDGMLPDERDLGHALGATRNVVREALGLLRDEGLIVRRRGIGTRIVTAKYGHGLERLTGLAETLVDHGAVTNAVRAARIVRHAPKAVTERLHLPDGSEAVYLERLRSLGGRPLSVDSTWLAPDIGRPLLDRDLAHRDVFALIEETTGSRLGSAEVTVHAVTAEPDTARLLAIPTGAALFAIDRLTRLADGRPVDAESLRVRADQFAFHALVHRDAVPAGSVPPGSVHGTSVPTGP